In Leptospira sp. WS58.C1, a single genomic region encodes these proteins:
- a CDS encoding LA_1326/LA_4305 family lipoprotein, protein MNFSLLDPIKGKALRSSLILFLAFSFSGCYPYFFKDRMFRSEGMGFFTISISDLPDFDKTSKNEDIKLEHPIQLDQAKIKDYFGNLRYSKRSSVGYFSDFVFSDHELDLLARDLPYTLKNLPEDKLLLIISKYDDTQSVISFDEVTSCVLWAREGKINLLFGRIKRELVDRDAALDFSRWTRIEKIRLAHGFDGTEIAEGENVDFGQIDGLPLRKWVVFDLKNPSKYKFTPRKQYQPVKLTDENDRP, encoded by the coding sequence ATGAATTTTTCACTTTTAGATCCTATAAAGGGAAAAGCTCTCCGTTCTTCCCTGATCCTTTTTTTAGCCTTCAGTTTTTCCGGATGTTATCCTTATTTTTTCAAGGACCGAATGTTCCGCTCTGAGGGGATGGGATTTTTTACCATAAGTATTTCCGATCTACCCGATTTTGATAAAACTTCCAAGAATGAAGATATTAAATTGGAACATCCTATCCAATTGGATCAGGCCAAAATTAAGGACTACTTTGGAAATTTACGATATTCTAAACGATCATCCGTAGGTTATTTTTCGGATTTCGTTTTTTCAGATCATGAGCTTGATCTGTTGGCAAGAGACCTTCCTTATACCCTAAAAAATCTTCCGGAAGACAAACTTCTTCTGATCATCTCCAAATATGATGACACACAATCCGTTATCTCTTTCGACGAGGTTACCAGTTGTGTTCTTTGGGCGAGAGAAGGTAAGATCAATCTTCTATTCGGTCGAATCAAGCGAGAGCTTGTGGATCGGGACGCTGCCCTGGATTTTAGCCGTTGGACCCGGATCGAGAAGATTAGGCTGGCTCATGGCTTTGATGGGACTGAGATTGCAGAAGGCGAGAATGTGGACTTCGGTCAAATAGACGGACTTCCATTGCGCAAATGGGTGGTTTTCGATCTAAAAAATCCGAGCAAATACAAATTTACTCCCAGAAAACAATATCAACCGGTCAAACTTACCGACGAAAACGATAGGCCTTAA
- a CDS encoding STAS domain-containing protein: protein MILKSLARENHLVLSVQEDILMDNSRDFYLEFEESVREGYPPVVSFHLGLVKFIDSSGIGIIIKVRNQIRDHRGTVNIFGLNKSLHSVFRLSGLDRIVNLYTIEEFLEKYPDFREFLTIE from the coding sequence ATGATTCTTAAAAGTCTCGCCCGAGAAAATCACCTGGTACTTTCGGTCCAGGAGGATATCTTGATGGATAATTCCCGGGACTTTTACCTCGAGTTTGAGGAGAGCGTTCGGGAGGGATATCCCCCTGTGGTTAGTTTCCATTTAGGTCTCGTAAAGTTTATCGACTCTTCCGGAATAGGCATTATAATCAAAGTCCGAAATCAGATCCGGGACCATAGGGGAACAGTGAATATATTCGGACTAAATAAGTCCCTACATTCCGTTTTTAGGCTTTCCGGTCTAGACAGAATTGTAAATCTGTACACCATCGAAGAATTTCTGGAGAAATACCCCGACTTTCGGGAATTTCTGACGATAGAATGA
- a CDS encoding DUF485 domain-containing protein, with the protein MKIKAHQLIESIEFKKLVRDRWTVSFVLLFFLFLNYYGFILIISLKKEWVTNKLGTGNYGLYAGASVILFSWLLTFLYVFWANRYYDQEVEVLKSKLESENK; encoded by the coding sequence ATGAAGATAAAAGCTCATCAATTGATCGAATCCATCGAGTTCAAAAAATTAGTTCGAGATAGATGGACAGTTAGTTTCGTTTTATTGTTTTTCCTATTCCTGAATTATTACGGATTTATACTGATCATCTCCTTAAAAAAGGAATGGGTCACTAACAAACTAGGAACCGGCAACTATGGATTGTATGCCGGAGCCTCAGTAATCCTGTTTTCTTGGCTCCTCACATTCTTATACGTATTCTGGGCCAATCGATATTACGACCAAGAAGTCGAAGTATTAAAATCCAAATTAGAATCGGAGAATAAATAA
- a CDS encoding sodium:solute symporter family transporter, whose amino-acid sequence MGSSLGQPNVISVLFFVLFVILTLGITYWAAKKTKTSNEFYAAGRSITGLQNGLALSGDFMSAASFLGISGMVALKGYDGLIYAVGWLVGWPALMFLLAEPLRNLGKYTFADVLAVRLKQKPIRIVASIGGILVTITYSIAQIVGSGKLINLMFGLPYEFAVLIVGGVMLLYVLFGGMIATTWVQIIKACLLLFGVTLLVILSLAQFGFSLENLFSAVESKFGRSALEPGGFAASPIDSISLGLALMFGLLGLPHILMRFYTVPDAKEARKSVAYATTFIGYFYIIIPIVGFAAAVLIGREQIAGIDKGGNMAAALLAELLGGTPFLGFIAAVAFATILAVVAGLTLAAASTISHDLYFNVFTEGKATEKEEVSVAKKATVIFSIASILIGILFKDQNVAFMVGLAFAIAASGNFPALILSILWKNFSTLGGVFSILIGSISATLFIIFSPTVWVDVFKFDQAIFPLKNPAIVSMSLAFLSAFIFSKLFPDDNAIAKYESEKVRVYLGIGAE is encoded by the coding sequence ATGGGTTCCTCCTTAGGACAACCGAATGTCATCTCCGTTCTTTTTTTCGTACTATTCGTAATTCTTACATTAGGAATTACTTATTGGGCTGCAAAAAAAACCAAAACTTCCAACGAGTTTTATGCCGCAGGAAGATCCATTACGGGTCTTCAAAACGGTTTAGCCCTTTCCGGAGATTTTATGTCTGCGGCTTCCTTTCTGGGAATTTCCGGTATGGTAGCCCTGAAAGGTTATGACGGGCTCATTTATGCGGTCGGTTGGCTGGTGGGTTGGCCGGCTCTCATGTTCCTTTTAGCGGAACCTTTACGTAATTTAGGAAAATATACGTTTGCCGATGTTTTAGCCGTCCGTTTAAAACAAAAACCGATCCGGATCGTCGCTTCCATCGGCGGGATCTTAGTAACGATCACCTACTCTATCGCTCAGATCGTCGGTTCCGGAAAACTGATCAATCTAATGTTCGGCCTTCCTTACGAGTTTGCGGTTTTGATCGTAGGTGGGGTAATGCTTCTTTACGTTCTTTTCGGAGGAATGATCGCGACTACTTGGGTGCAGATCATAAAAGCCTGTCTTCTACTTTTCGGTGTCACTCTACTCGTGATCTTATCTTTGGCACAATTCGGTTTCAGCTTAGAGAATTTATTTTCCGCAGTGGAGAGCAAATTCGGAAGATCCGCTTTAGAGCCGGGGGGATTTGCGGCCAGTCCGATCGATTCTATTTCGTTAGGACTCGCTTTAATGTTCGGTCTATTAGGTTTACCTCATATTCTAATGAGGTTTTATACCGTGCCGGACGCAAAAGAAGCCAGAAAATCGGTGGCTTATGCAACCACATTCATTGGATACTTTTACATCATCATTCCGATCGTAGGTTTTGCGGCTGCAGTTCTCATAGGAAGGGAACAGATCGCAGGAATAGATAAAGGCGGTAATATGGCGGCGGCACTTTTAGCGGAATTATTAGGCGGCACACCTTTTTTAGGATTTATCGCCGCCGTTGCATTCGCAACAATTCTCGCAGTGGTAGCAGGTCTGACATTAGCTGCGGCTTCTACCATTTCTCATGATCTTTATTTCAATGTATTCACGGAAGGCAAAGCGACCGAAAAAGAAGAGGTTTCCGTCGCTAAGAAGGCAACGGTAATATTCAGTATTGCCAGCATTCTTATCGGGATCTTATTTAAGGATCAGAATGTGGCATTTATGGTCGGACTGGCATTTGCGATCGCAGCCAGCGGAAATTTTCCTGCACTAATCTTATCCATTCTTTGGAAAAATTTCAGCACGTTGGGAGGAGTGTTCTCCATTCTGATCGGTTCTATTTCGGCGACCTTGTTTATAATATTCAGTCCTACGGTCTGGGTGGATGTATTTAAATTTGACCAGGCGATATTCCCGCTGAAAAATCCAGCGATCGTTTCCATGTCTTTGGCGTTTCTCTCCGCATTCATTTTTTCTAAATTATTTCCGGATGATAATGCCATTGCAAAATACGAATCCGAAAAAGTCAGAGTGTATCTTGGAATCGGTGCGGAATAA
- a CDS encoding AI-2E family transporter, whose protein sequence is MPDPTKPLSTHVIRFIFFFLVGAAIVFFAIGLQLLIVPIALSLILFYIFNGSINYFESLGVPRIFSVAILIFLICLPIYLVATEVAPPIVSTLQPIIKNWKQDMDEAKFKYLVVGFQLRFNDYPASWEDTIRPDELVKQAAELIHAQVSGLVSVIPTLIGYLVVTPLFAFLFLLNGNGVYKNIVSLVPNRYFEMTLMVTAKINEQITNYLRSLVIQSAIITAVSMIGFYAIGLKFFYIFALFVGIANSIPYLGPIIGMVPPLFMTLTQGAGIFNPNSINDGMGMYELMFAIFVVILIAQAVDNFFVQPVIISDAVSLHPVIVVGAVTVGGSLLGIAGMLVAVPLAAILKVTIASLYRSMKDHKLL, encoded by the coding sequence ATGCCTGATCCTACGAAACCGCTCTCCACACATGTAATCCGATTTATATTTTTCTTTTTGGTCGGAGCGGCCATCGTATTTTTCGCAATAGGCCTTCAACTTCTGATTGTTCCTATCGCTCTTTCTTTAATTCTATTCTATATATTTAACGGCTCCATAAACTATTTCGAATCATTGGGAGTGCCAAGGATCTTCTCGGTAGCGATCCTGATCTTTTTAATCTGTCTTCCTATCTATTTAGTCGCTACCGAAGTAGCTCCACCCATTGTTTCCACTTTGCAACCTATAATCAAGAATTGGAAACAAGACATGGACGAAGCCAAGTTCAAATATTTGGTAGTGGGTTTCCAGCTTAGGTTCAACGATTATCCGGCGAGCTGGGAAGATACGATCCGTCCCGACGAACTCGTAAAACAAGCTGCCGAGTTGATCCATGCTCAGGTTAGTGGGCTCGTTTCGGTGATCCCTACGTTGATCGGATACTTGGTTGTCACACCGTTGTTTGCATTTTTGTTTTTATTAAATGGGAACGGAGTTTACAAAAATATTGTAAGCTTGGTCCCGAATCGATATTTCGAAATGACCTTGATGGTGACCGCAAAAATTAACGAACAGATCACCAATTATTTGAGGAGTTTGGTAATCCAAAGCGCGATCATCACTGCCGTGTCAATGATCGGATTTTATGCGATCGGTTTAAAATTCTTTTATATATTTGCTTTATTCGTAGGGATCGCAAACTCCATTCCGTATTTAGGGCCTATTATCGGTATGGTTCCTCCATTGTTCATGACCCTCACGCAAGGTGCAGGGATTTTTAATCCGAATTCGATCAACGACGGAATGGGAATGTACGAACTCATGTTTGCGATCTTTGTGGTCATCTTGATCGCGCAAGCAGTGGATAATTTTTTCGTTCAACCTGTTATCATTTCGGATGCGGTTTCCCTCCATCCTGTAATCGTAGTGGGAGCTGTCACAGTAGGAGGCAGTCTACTCGGAATCGCCGGAATGCTTGTAGCAGTTCCCCTGGCGGCAATCCTAAAAGTGACTATCGCTTCTCTTTACAGATCCATGAAAGATCATAAGCTGCTTTAG
- a CDS encoding cyclic nucleotide-binding domain-containing protein, with the protein MNFLQLPIWKKIIKKKGTSNPEIIRFLRETSVFGKLKRRTLHEIARLVHVRQYSEGEEIFRQGEAGAGFYMIFDGKVAIRSVRDGVELDLAHLDQHSFFGELSLFSEERRTATAIAQEPSTLLGFFQPDLKEIIETKPKIGIEILLSLTGVVVERLQKTNQLLEKAYYKGRQKNA; encoded by the coding sequence TTGAATTTTCTGCAACTCCCCATTTGGAAGAAAATAATAAAGAAGAAGGGAACCTCCAATCCGGAGATCATACGTTTCCTTCGAGAAACATCCGTATTCGGAAAATTGAAAAGAAGGACCTTGCACGAGATCGCAAGACTTGTCCACGTTAGGCAATATTCCGAGGGAGAGGAAATTTTCAGACAAGGGGAAGCCGGAGCAGGATTTTATATGATCTTTGACGGAAAAGTTGCCATTCGTTCCGTTAGGGACGGAGTGGAATTGGATTTGGCCCATTTGGATCAACATTCATTTTTTGGAGAACTTTCCTTATTTTCCGAAGAGAGAAGGACGGCAACCGCGATTGCCCAAGAGCCTTCCACTTTACTCGGGTTTTTCCAACCTGACTTGAAGGAAATTATAGAAACCAAACCTAAGATAGGTATAGAGATCTTATTGAGTCTAACCGGAGTTGTAGTAGAAAGGCTTCAAAAGACCAATCAGTTATTGGAAAAAGCATATTACAAGGGCAGACAAAAAAATGCCTGA
- a CDS encoding lipoprotein signal peptidase: MKYFEKKFLEVYPPIFIISVIIGTVIDLVTKYIAILYLRPHNPIELLGDFFRLTLTFNTGFVMGLFQGFPRTSLALTAVAILVLIAYRWKNSDLGHPAGWALVMSGAFGNFIDKFFVKIIGIGAEFGFVENRYEGRFIGVVDFLDFDWPNWLLIDRWPAFNFADSCVSVGLVILILTMKIEEDKK; this comes from the coding sequence GTGAAATATTTCGAAAAGAAATTCTTAGAGGTATACCCGCCTATCTTCATCATCAGTGTGATTATTGGAACAGTTATAGATCTGGTTACCAAGTATATCGCGATCTTATACCTAAGACCTCATAACCCGATCGAATTGTTAGGGGATTTTTTCCGTTTAACCCTGACCTTCAATACGGGTTTTGTGATGGGTCTTTTCCAAGGATTTCCAAGGACTTCTCTGGCTTTGACTGCAGTTGCGATCTTAGTGCTGATCGCATATCGTTGGAAAAATTCGGACCTAGGCCATCCTGCCGGTTGGGCATTGGTAATGTCAGGAGCCTTCGGGAATTTTATCGATAAGTTTTTCGTAAAAATTATCGGGATCGGAGCCGAGTTCGGATTTGTAGAAAATCGTTATGAAGGAAGATTTATCGGAGTAGTGGACTTTTTAGACTTCGATTGGCCGAACTGGCTTTTGATCGATAGATGGCCCGCATTTAATTTTGCGGATTCCTGCGTGAGCGTGGGACTGGTGATCCTGATCCTTACCATGAAAATCGAAGAGGATAAGAAGTAG
- a CDS encoding ABC1 kinase family protein, with amino-acid sequence MQVSPQSTNSNQLPSYSARGRYYRGSFFLWKKIFSLFWYYKFVRLFLSSKSREERELEFYKSLGLECRDFFLKMGGVYIKLGQYFASLSHLFPESFTDPLQDLQDRVPPHPFAEIKERFKKEFGKEIAEVFPDISEAPLASASIAQVHSATFKGEKVAVKILYPGIEDIIEKDLKAVRKFLKRINRFLVRFDFKIVHKEIAKLVGRETDLRLEAESMDRMARYFAEEPDYVFPKLIPEWSGKSVLTAQFIEGIRITQAGTLKKGQAKSRPVDLLIRAYILMIFEYRFYHADPHPGNMIYTPDEKLCFIDFGAVGEIPPSQAIALRKIILCAMTKDYPALVEALDELGLVSKKADRDKVEEVVRYSMEKLSKFLSDTDSFQNIKFEQIHTPEDLKFLKEINSSLRGLLRMIQLPTALVPLERVLGLLVGITASLDPYRTVLDYGEKPFKGLVFQGENQWQKVLVQEGGIWGQAVSLPGELLQAVKNLNRGKQAYKLPDLEQHTKKIYSLGHQIISTAFILFGIHYGTDRLDKGIETQAMVAYGVSVFFGILLALSVIKNKFSTKRNRQ; translated from the coding sequence GAAGATACTACAGAGGGAGTTTCTTTCTTTGGAAAAAAATATTCAGTCTATTCTGGTATTATAAATTCGTAAGATTATTTCTTTCATCCAAATCTAGAGAAGAAAGAGAATTAGAATTTTATAAATCATTGGGCTTAGAATGTAGGGACTTCTTCCTGAAGATGGGAGGAGTATACATAAAACTCGGTCAATATTTCGCGTCACTATCTCATTTATTCCCTGAAAGTTTTACCGATCCTTTGCAAGATTTGCAGGATCGTGTTCCCCCTCATCCTTTTGCGGAAATTAAGGAAAGATTCAAAAAAGAATTCGGAAAAGAGATTGCGGAAGTTTTTCCGGATATTTCGGAAGCACCTCTCGCTTCGGCATCCATTGCTCAGGTGCATTCCGCCACTTTTAAGGGAGAAAAAGTAGCGGTTAAAATTTTATATCCCGGCATCGAAGATATAATCGAAAAAGATCTAAAGGCCGTTCGTAAATTCCTAAAAAGGATCAACCGATTCCTGGTCCGATTCGATTTTAAGATCGTACATAAGGAAATTGCAAAGTTAGTCGGTAGAGAAACGGATCTTCGATTAGAAGCGGAGTCCATGGATCGTATGGCAAGATATTTTGCGGAAGAGCCGGATTACGTTTTTCCGAAACTCATCCCAGAATGGAGCGGTAAGAGTGTTTTGACCGCTCAATTTATTGAAGGGATCCGTATTACTCAGGCAGGCACTTTAAAAAAAGGACAAGCTAAGTCCAGACCGGTGGACCTATTGATCAGAGCTTATATTCTTATGATATTCGAATATAGGTTTTATCATGCGGATCCTCATCCGGGAAATATGATCTATACTCCGGATGAAAAACTTTGTTTTATAGATTTCGGAGCAGTGGGAGAAATTCCTCCCAGCCAGGCAATTGCACTTAGAAAGATTATACTATGCGCAATGACAAAGGACTATCCGGCACTCGTAGAGGCATTGGATGAGTTGGGACTCGTTTCCAAAAAAGCGGATAGGGATAAGGTAGAGGAAGTAGTCCGCTATTCCATGGAAAAACTGTCCAAGTTCCTATCTGATACGGACTCTTTTCAAAATATCAAGTTCGAGCAGATCCATACTCCTGAAGATCTGAAATTTCTAAAAGAGATCAATTCCAGTCTTCGCGGGCTTCTCCGAATGATCCAATTGCCGACCGCACTTGTTCCTTTGGAAAGAGTGCTCGGCCTTCTAGTCGGGATTACTGCAAGCCTGGATCCGTATCGTACTGTCTTGGATTATGGGGAAAAACCGTTTAAGGGCCTGGTCTTCCAAGGAGAGAACCAATGGCAGAAGGTATTGGTCCAGGAAGGCGGTATTTGGGGTCAGGCCGTTTCTCTGCCTGGGGAATTATTACAGGCGGTTAAAAATTTAAACCGAGGAAAGCAGGCCTATAAACTTCCGGATCTGGAACAACATACCAAGAAAATATACTCTTTAGGTCATCAGATCATCAGCACCGCATTTATACTTTTCGGTATCCATTATGGAACCGATCGATTGGATAAAGGGATCGAAACTCAAGCAATGGTGGCTTATGGAGTATCCGTTTTCTTCGGAATCCTCCTTGCTCTATCAGTTATCAAAAATAAATTCAGCACTAAAAGGAATCGTCAGTGA